The Lolium perenne isolate Kyuss_39 chromosome 6, Kyuss_2.0, whole genome shotgun sequence genome segment actatgtaggaggaatagatcacatcaataccatcatagcaatagttaacttcataatctacaagagatcataatcatagcatacgccaagtactgacacggatgcacacaatgtcaccattacaccgtgcaggaggaataaaactactttaataacatcactagagtagcacatagataaattgtgatacaaaacacattgcaatcataaagagatataaataagcacttcactacgccattcataacagtgaataagtattctgtgaaatatagcctaagagacccacacggtgcacacactgtcacctttacacacgtgggacaaggagtctccggagatcacataagtaaaattcacttgactagcataacgacatctagattacaagcatcatcatataaatctcaatcatgtaaggcagctcatgagattattgtattgaagtacataggagagagatgaaccacatagctaccggtacagccccgagcctcgatggagaactactccctcctcatgggagacagcagcgttgatgaagatggcggtggtgtcgatgaaggagccttccgggggcacttccccgtcccggcggcgtgccggaacagagactcctgtcccccagatcttggcttcacgatggcggcggctctggatggtttctcgtaccgtggcttttccgtctcgaggttttaggtccaggggctttatataggcgaagaggcggcgtcaggaggtcgaaggggcgccgacactataggggggcgcgggcccccccttggccgcgccagcctagggtttggtgggcctgtgccccctctctggcggttcttgtgtgttctggatgcttccgggcaaaataggaacctgggcgttgatttcgtccgattccgagaatatttcgttactaggatttctgaaaccaaaaacagcagaaaacagcaactggcatttcggcatcttgttaataggttagttccagaaaatgcacgaatatgacataaagtgtgcataaaacatgtagatatcatcaataatgtggcatgaaacataagaaattatcgatacgtcggagacgtatcagcagctcATGACTATCTGCGCATGGCCGAGTCGACATGCTTCGATATAGTCACCAGGTTTTGCAGGGCAGTGGTTGTGGGCCAGACTATTTGGGGGCACCAAATGAAGAAGATACAACTCGGATCCTCGCACAAACTGCAGCAAAAGGAGTATCAACTGCATGCAGTGGGCTGAAAGAATTGCTCATTTGCTTGGCAATGGTTGTACAAAGGGCACACAAGAGAGTGTAGTGTCATACTTTAGGCAGTGGATGAATATgacctctggatttggcactttCTTCGGCATGGCAGGAactcacaatgacatcaacgtgctaTAGCGCTTTCCGGTGTTTGCAAGGCTAGCTGAGGGACATGCTCCGCCGGTCAAAGACCACgcatacaacaaggggtactatctCGCCGACGGTGTCTATCCAAAGTAcgctacatttgtgaagacaatttcAGATCGTACTTAGGAGAAGGAAGCTTATTTTGCGACATGCCAAGAAGCATGTCACAAGGATGTAAAGATGGCATTTAGAGTGCTGCAGCAACATTTTTCTATTGTTCGGTACCTGATCTCACCTAGTCAGAGTCTCAGACGTGGGAGATGATAAACGCTTGTGTCATCATGCATAATATAATCATTGAGAGTGAGCGCGACGCACCTGCGGatgatgatcatccatttgattttTAGGTACCTCTTGCTAAGGTGGAGCAGGTACCGGCCTAGTTTGCCGCTTTCCTCGTGATGCATGAAGAAATCTGAGATGGAGGTGTTCATTATCAACTACAGAATGATCTAGTTGAACATTTGTGGGTACGGAGAGGAAATGCTTCATGATTCATGAACTTGTTGGATTACAATTTATTTGATGCTTGAAtgaataatttaaattatatttgTAAACTATGCATGTGTGTGAAATAATTTGTATATTTAAACACTGTAAATTATTGTTTGAAGTGGTTGCAAAATGTTAAAATTTGATGAAAAGGGAAAATCAAATCTAGGGGTCGGCTGTATTGGGCGCGCCGGTGTGGGATGACCATCCCTAAACTAAGGAGCTCCCGCCTTCGCGCCCTATACAACTGTGCCGGCGCAACTGTCGGCGTCCATTTGGGACGCGCCGGTAGGTGTTTCCGTCATCATTTGTATTGCTTTGAAATTCGGATAAAAAGAGGAGAGCTACTTTTTCGTCTACCACGGAGAGTAGAAATCCTAAGAAATAAAACGACGGTATAGAACGCACCCACATCCATGCATGTGTACAGAAAATTCACTCTAGTTTGATTCTAATTCAGTTTTGATGTAGAACAAACAATTGTCAATTTTAAAAGCTGGACCGAGACATAGCTTTCCCAGGACCGTTTGAACTCAGCGTATCTGCACTAGGGCAGCGTTTGAACTCAGCGCATCTGCACTAGGGCAGCCATCTGATGTGTTAATCAAGCATGGCCATGCCCAAATAGCACTGGCCTAAAACAAAACGTTGGGAGGAATTAATACATGGTTACCACACATAACTTTCCCAAGAAGTTACAAATAGAAACTAGAGGATTGTACTTCCTGTTGAAAACAGATCGATccttttttttctaaaatttcatcaatctattaataatcatcaatagcAGTATCAATAGACTCAAAAGCAATAAAAATTACTAGTATGCTAATAGATCACCGagcgacgactacagacactAGCACGAGCCAAAGGCGTCCGCCATCCTCGCCACTCCATCATCGAAGCTGGACAAACCTTGTCGTAGTAAAGCTTGGTGTAGTAGAAAAACAAGAAGTCATCGTGGTAAGATCCAAAAGGACCAGCGCATCAGAGCAGCAACCGTCGCCAAAATTAACATCCATAGACCAGAAGAAACCACACCAACGAACATGGAAATCGACCGGATACTAGGGGATCCGCCGGGCACACGACTTCACGCGCCCTCCGCCAATAGAATAGGGAGAAACTTATTTTGACTTTAGGATGTAGCCGCCACGTCACCATCCCAGAAAAAGACcactaacaaaaaaaaaaactcccgccggcgagaggccgTGGCCCCACACCTCCAAAACCCCAAGGCCAACGAAGGCAGAGTGGACCGCTGGCGTCGCCGGCGAGGGGCGGGAGCCCTGGATGGTTTTTCGTGACCGCCTCCTCATCGGCCCCTGTAACGTCCTTAATTATATGAAAGCTCTGATCACGATACAAGCAGATAATACTAGTCCAGGTGACTAATTCCTGTCGACGTGTAACGCCAGATGGGCGGGAGACAAGCCAATTATTTTGCTACAGGGAAATGAGCACCACGAACTATTCTACGGTTTAAAAGACACTACGTCCTCTCAAGAAATAATACCAACACTAACCACCCAATGATCAACCAGTTGGAACCTTGAATTGTTCAGAGACGTTGTGCCAGGGCAGGGTCAATTCTCAATTCAAGGCCAAGTTGTCAAGTTCAATTCAAGGCCAAGTAGTATCAAGTTCAACGACATGCGGACGTTGACGGCTTCTACTTGTAACCGCTTAGCCTCCAGCCTACCAGCAACGGCAATTGCAAAGCAGAATAAGGGCTACGTACGTTGAAGATTCAGTTTCAACTTTTCAAGCAGGGCCTCCCGTGCCTGAACAGCACAGCAAAACAGAACACTGACAGTTCCTTTGGGCGTGTAGAATATTTGATTGGTTAAGCTTTAGCCCGTTCCTGAGTTTACCAGAGAAGCACATGTTGTCAAACAGTAGAACATGAAAACCCAGCCTTCAACGACCAGCGCTTCCGTTCAAAAGGAACAGCGAATAAAAAAGCTTAAGCTGATGTACAAATTTGCGTTGAAAGGCAGGCCAAATATAAGCTTGGCTAATATAATTTTGTTCCATCAGTATCACAGAGCTTATGTGGCAATAGCAGAGCACTCTTTTTTCCAGAGCATGAATAACAGAGTACCCTGATAAGCAGCCTCGCATCATCAGGAAGCAACGAACAATCTAAACTCTAGAGAAATATTCTAAATCCTCAAACAACTTAAATACACTGAACTACCAGCAGTACACAATATCAAGCTTAGCATCGTTGTTACTCCATGTCGGAGCCGAGCCACAATCTTGCTTCTAAACCAGTCTATGACTGCTTCAAAGAAGCTGCCCTGGCGCGGAGGTTGAGAAATATCCCCCTGCAGGAAATCAAAGGATGACCGGGTAAGAGACCTGATAGGGAATACCATGCGCTTGAGTCGGGAAACCGAAGAGTTCAACCAAGATAACATTACCAACAACATGCGACGAAGCTGTGGACAATAACCCGGAACTGGAGTGGCACGTACTGATGGTTTATCCAGCCAACTATTGGCCAAAACTGCGTGTTGACTATATCTTGTTAATGAGCTGTAGAGGAAACTCACAAGGGAAGCAGTGATACCATATGCAAATTACATACCATCCAAGCAGACAACTGCACTGAAGGATATTGTTTCCTGACCCTAGCCTTCACCTCCTTGAAAGGCCTCTCTACATTGCAACGTGCCAATAACTGATAAGTACTATGGAGTTGACTAATAGACATGGGAAATAGATTCAAAACTTCCTTTCGATTTAGATAGACCATCATCTTATTTAGGTACACAACACTGTATTCAAGGACTCGGGAAACTGGCAGAATAATTTGTGGATAGTTTTGCACATCCTCTGGACAACTGTCCATTCTGAGGGGAGTGTGTTCAGAGAAGTTTGATAAAAAAATCGGACAGgaaatttggacaaaaaatcCAGCTGAAAGAAGTTCAGAAAACACATGTTCTGATTCTGTTCTTTTTTTTCCTGCTCAGTTCCTATACTCTACTGCGCTATTAATTTCTTCTGTATGACAGAATCATACTTGCATGATAGTTAAATAAAATCAAATTATCTCTGGCAATTGTCAAAGAGCTGCCAATGGAACTCTTCTGATTAGCACAAGATCTAAACCATTTTGGAAATTACTGACTTACTCTCGACAACATATCCATAATAGAATAAGAAGAGTAGGTTGTTCCACGGAGAGGAGGTGATCTGCTCCAGCAACACCTGTAAAGAGTATAAAATCTATGAAATATCTTAATGCATTCTGATGACATACTATCAAGTACAGACTGTCGACCAGTGCTTGTTTGACTTAAATCATGATTTCCGGAAATTTGCTAGCAGTAGATATATATTAGTCTAACTACAGTGATGGTCCGTACTAGTATGCTGAAGCCCAAACTCAGGAGAAATAAGTGTACAATGCTCTACATATGTTCATTTGAACTTGTATTGTTTCTGGGAAGACTATTTATATGTACATAGCCACCACAAAAAAAAGAGAATGAGAAGATATGGATTACCATATGATAAGAGTTATACCTTCTTAGCAACAGTTCTGGTATCCTTCTTTCCTTTAAAGATATAATCCAACAATTTATGCAGGAAATGCCCAAATGGGCCTCCATGCGCGAATCCAAACATCTGCAGCAAATCATCGAGTACATCGTGTCATATCTAATACAAAAAGCACAAAAAGAAAGCATCATAATCGACAGCGGAGAAGCATATATTGCACACATGCCTATCTGTGATTATGTTTTTTGAGTTATCAAGATAGCATAGACAAAAAAAAATCACTGATATTATGTCGAGTAATATCCATTGTCCATCAGCTGCAAATATCTCTACTCTGTTAAAAAGTAAAAAACAAGTAACAGGTGAAGATACAATGCTCGAGTCCTTTTTCTCACGTAAACTCTCAGAAACGTAAGTTTTCGATTTTCGCTTGTTTGATGGTCACACAGTAGCTTACTGCGAATCCAGGCTATCATATCACATCAAATCAAAGAACAACTTAAGTAGAACAATTCCCCATACAGCGAAGCCATGTGCCAAAAATAGCCAAGCCCACTTCAATCTTTAGCACATTTCCACATATAGGTGAAGTCCACATCCTCTTTCATAAATCTACACATCACGACATCCTCTTTGACACAACCATTCACCAGCATATATATAGACAGGTGAAGCATGCAAAGGCTGGGGAGTAGCTCAGTGCCAAAAGAAGCAATCAAGTACCAAAAGCAAATGTTTAATGTGAGTCTTAATTTTCCAGATTGTTTCAGATAGAGCATAACTAATCTGTACAGAATACCTAGCAATGCAGTCAACTTGCCGATCTGTACATACACTGGCAATTTAAGTACCAACTGAATCCTATGCAACGGTAACTTAAATCACACAATAAAAAAACAGCAATCACAGGCAATAAGACACACAAGATTACCCAGATTCCAAGGATGAACTGAAAAGTCTGAAACTAAAGCTAGCTATCAGTTTATAGACATCTCTCCACTGGAATCCATCTGATATGGACTATCCGAGGCAGAATTGAACTGACATATCGTCATCCAATTACTAAATCATCTATTCTCCCAAGATGATGGAACACGATTCCATACACAGAAATCAATCTACCACCCAGTACAAAatcaagacaaaaaaaaaaaaagggaagCATCGGCGTTCCTCACCATCTTGAGCAGGAGGCGGCGCTTCTCGATCGACTGGTACCCGGAGAGCTTCTGCGCGACGGAGTCACTGACGCCGGCGAGGCACCCCGCCGTGATCATCTGCACCGGCCAAACCCAGGCGAAGAACATCGCGCCGAAACCAATCATCAGGTAAATCGAACGGGAACAGCAAGAGAGGAAGCGATGAGGACCTTGGTGCGGAGAGGGTGGAGCTGCAGCTGGAGCAGGTACTGCTTCCACGCCCTGCGAGGCAGCGAATCCCCTCCTCCTGCATCTCCGCCTCCTCCTGCCATGGCGGCCGGCGTCAGGCTCCGAGCCGCTTCGATCTACCGCGCACCTGCTTCTCAGAGCACACTCGCGCCGCGATAGCGATTTTTGTTGTGTCCGATTTTGCCACTGATCTTTTCGATTGTTTAGGCAGGAAGGAGggcttgcaaaaaaaaaaaagagacgaAGATGAGGGACGGAGAATTGTACGCTTCGGCCCATTGCGCGGAGTTAGCCTCTTACATAATGTAGGTACGGAGTACCCCAGGATCGCTCGGCCGGATGGTCCGGCCCAAGCCCACAAAGCATCTTGAGTATAGGCTACACCTCCTTTTGGCCATCGATATGGCCCTTTAAGATTCGTGCCATGGTGTTTCATCCAGTTTCATTAAATTTTTGCGAACTGCAGTCTGTTTGGACGGAATAAAATCCGACAGGGGCGGAGCCAGGAAAGAATTCTAGAGGGGGCGAAGATGTGCTAATTGGAGAAATATTGTTTTCTAAGTGGGGGCAAATCACTATTTAGCATGGCATATTACAAAGAAAGTGAAAATTCAGTGGGGGCAGCTCCCCCCCTGCTTACACGCTGGATCCGCCCCTGAAACAATGAAATATGATGAAACATTGCAAAAGTATTTGTCCTACTTGACGCCCCCAACAGTGGTACGGTTCACCGGAGGAAGAACGTGATAACGCACAAGGAAAGCGAATGGATTTGTGTTTGTTTTGCGTGCGTACATTAACGGGGTTCACCATGGGACGGCTTTCTACATGGGACTATTGGGAGGTGTAGCAAGGCGTGGTGATGGCCCCCTTTTGACCTCTAGTTTCGTCCCAAAAAGGTACCATGTACTACTCGTACAATTTACATGGACCCccatgatggggttcgtagcatagaaaacaaaaaatttcctaccgcaagacgaataaatccaagatctaatctatggaacacccaagatctaatctacaagatcgaagcaacgagattgatatgagactaaccctcgaagatttccaaagcctacgagattagatcccgttgttggtgtagacgatcatccccagtgctgcaatccggcagcacttccgtactcggtcgcgcgtacggtgtcgatgaagcccttcctctccccgttccagcgggcagcggaggtgtggtagatctcctcggaatcccagcagcacgacggcgtggtggtggtggtggaggagaaaaactgcagggcttcgccaagcttcTGACAAagactatggaggagagaggggggcggccagagctaggtctgaaggggtgaacgcccccctgccccctcccatctttatatagggggggaggtcggtttgggtggccccccaaagccccaaacccatctagggccggcggccaaaggggggagggggaattcttcacccccaagttgatcccccctagggttttggggaaaaccctagggttggccggcctgggccttgaggggcaggtgcccctggcccattaggctagggagcatcccctcggcccatgctaggcctcctagggtcgtgggcccactggtgggacccccggaaccttctagaaccttcccggtctttcaccggaaaaatcctgaacttttccgaaacctagaaatcaactttccttatatgaatcttattctccggaccattccggacctcctcatgatatcctggatcccatccgagactccgaacaaacttcgtctccataccatattccgaatctacttatgcgacatcgaaccttaagcgcgtcaccctacggttcgcgaactatgcagacatggtcgagactcctcttcgagcaataaccaatagcgggatctggagatccataatggctcccacatattcaacgatgacttagtgatcgattgaaccatttacatacgatgccaattccctttgtcacgcgatatttttacttgtccgaggttcgatcatcggtatctccataccttgttcaacctcgttaccgacaagtactctttactcgtaccatggtatgtcatctcttatgatccaatcatatgcttgcaagctaatcagacgacattccaccgagagggcccagagtatatctatccgtcatcaggatggacaaatcccactattgatccatatgcttcaacttacactttccgaatacttaatcccatctttataaccacccatttatgcaatggtgtttgatgtaatcaaagtacccttccggtgtaagtgatttacatgatctcatggtcgaaggacttaggcaactatgtatcgaaagcttatagcaaattgaacttaatgacttgatcttatgctacgctcatttgggtgtgtgtccattatatcattcacacaatgacataaccttgttattaataacatccaatgttcatgatcacgaaaccatgatcatccattaatcaacaagctagttatacaagaggcttactagggactccttgttgtttacataacacacatgtatcaatgtttcggttaatacaattatagcatggtatgcaaacattatcataaacacaaagatatattataataaccattttattattgcctcttgggcatatctccaacagtctcccacttgcactagagtcaataatctagtttacatttgtaaagatataacaccttggccttctggtgctttatcatgttttgctcacgggagaggttttagtcaacggatctgactgttcagaaacgtatgtattttgcaattcatttgcgtctcaacgcatcactcattttccaaatgagtcggcattaattgtatatgcttagtcctctggtggaaccttaattccgcggtctgaaaataagtcactaatattgtcatacacaatatagcttcaaggtTCTGACACtaacggaactacaccaagttctcaaagaacttctcgacttaacatcctcagtcattgtcaaaacaatgacatactctgccttcgtttgtagaatccgtcacaatatttagaactcatctaaatctagcatagacatattctagctcattgtgctacccttTTAAATAAAACTTAGCCTAATTAAGATTGACattttattttatatgtgaccaaactaatatcggtgcaacactttacagtgatttgtttgtcattacccatataaaactatatatatcattggttcttctaaagcactcagggatattcttactgttgtccaatgatcattacatgaatcattctggtatatgctcgcaacactttagagcacatgatatctgactttgtacatattactcgtgatctaaaatcactcatgtgtttttactcatcgagtgtcaaatacactcaagtcttgttaaaccttcacatgaaaagaacaccttcttaatattgaaccacttcaatatccattctatgtactttgacttaaacttattatgtgtttcaatctatcttcatagatcttgacactaagtatgtttcagtccatatcttttcattgaagttaattctcaatgaaacctttttaatcaattatataattacattatttataatcaacgatatgtcatctacataaagtattacaaatatgtctcagcactcccacttaatttcttgcaaatgcaagcatcttcatcgtttctgatgaaatcacaactctttgattatttcatacgGTGAAGATTTcatctccgcgatacttacttcatccaattgaagtttgtatacctatctagtattccacggactagcaaaaactctttggtttgtatctagtatacatccttcatacacacttctggtaaggaatgtatttctgccatcctactatcatatctcataaaagaaatatgtagcgattactagaataatccatatagactacaaGCAtcactacggaagatctaatcttatcgtagtcaactctttgaactgtcgtaaacaacttttcgacaagtcgagcttcttcaaggatattccatccaagtccatcaattttatagatctatttactttcaaaaagtattcacctatcttggatttcatggcgcatagccattttaacggagtcagggcccatcataacttctttgtatgtagttggtttatcattgttcaaaaacaatcctttgtccacaaatcatttatttgatcacaaagtaaaccataactacaaggttcaatatgtacttcgatctccatggctaaaacactttgtagtcatgggagccatgatcgtcgtggccgcttccggaaccaattccgatgctgcgctactctgatcattatgcttaggttcataaaccttatcaagttctattgtcctcccactcaaatacttcgctagaaaacaatttcgtggaaataagcaagtaacattaacaaacacttttgtcttttacttcatagtgggaagaattcccaatccattctcttgggataaccaacaaagatattcatctggttttggttgtaaactcatttacttataccaaaattttaagaaaggactattagggtttatacccatgccataacttgtatggtgtcatttcaacggatcatgatgatgctctattcagtgtaaaagcggtagtctctaaagcataatccacaaaaatataatggcttcattttattttatctcatcattgatccaacaaggtttggatacgtctctcggatactccatcatcactatgatactccatgacacgtgagttgtagaacaatttcataactctcttagatattcgctaaaactcgtaattcaaatatttccaccatgatccaatcatagatatttgactttttctattacgatgattttcacttcatgctgaaatttatttgaatccattcaaatgtttcaaacttcttccttatcgaatatatccacatatatatactcaattcattgttggaagttttcatgaagtaaaagaatctcccgcacacaactatgcccagtgaaccacatacatcatcatgtatttttccactaagttagttgcccgttcaactcttggcctatgaacggtattttagtcattctctttaggaaagatttgcaagcgccaaacgattcacaaatcgaatgactccaaaaatccatttgcatggagttccttcatgcgttcctttctaacatgacctaaatggcggttccacaaataagtggaattcaaatcatttgccttatggcattttagcgtcagtgttatgtatgtgtgtttcaccatttagatttataataacttatccatcgtacatggagcaatgtcataatttgaacaactcattgttttcatttgaccagagcaaaataacaatttattaagttctttattataaactctaagggctaggtagaatgccaacgaaaaacataataacactttattatgttccagacgtgcattattaccatattacttatcagtcacttaggccatcgtattcttgtattgcgttatattgtatgacacctcataccaaccaatctggtacaaatacccaagaattttattatgtgacgaaacaaggaatacatccataacatgtatatcatctatatacacctgagctagactttctagtctttttctttctttctgccaaaaaatctttgtggtttctcttttagctttccccattctcagaaaacacttcaccttcaataacttttaggtccattggtcaaataccaataacctcgaggttcttactttgaagttggtcATCACATGACaaatgttccagatttcactattagtaaccttttaatgtgatgaacaatttcactcataattttatcca includes the following:
- the LOC127307813 gene encoding peroxisomal membrane protein PMP22 translates to MAGGGGDAGGGDSLPRRAWKQYLLQLQLHPLRTKMITAGCLAGVSDSVAQKLSGYQSIEKRRLLLKMMFGFAHGGPFGHFLHKLLDYIFKGKKDTRTVAKKVLLEQITSSPWNNLLFLFYYGYVVEKRPFKEVKARVRKQYPSVQLSAWMFWPIVGWINHQYVPLQFRVIVHSFVACCWGIFLNLRARAASLKQS